One genomic window of Diospyros lotus cultivar Yz01 chromosome 8, ASM1463336v1, whole genome shotgun sequence includes the following:
- the LOC127807132 gene encoding uncharacterized protein LOC127807132: protein MKRFCAIAAIGQAIVGGATAKTGHHHRFIQVALFSSAASLPGNSHWFSHHEIADRFGHCRRSATDGVAGTMFFSVAAATPSSSLTGNVHAEELQLSKNFLPKDVVLYQYEACPFCNKVRAFLDYHDIPYKIVEVNPMNKREIKWSGYKKVPILMVDGEQMVNSSEIIDELFQRIHPEISASGDDEERKWRGWVDNHLVHVLPPNIYRTTSEALESFNYITSHGNFSLTERIIAKYAGAAAMYFVSKKLKKKHNITDERAALYEAAEMWVDALSGRKYHGGSKPNLADLAVFGILRPIRHLKSGIDMVEHTRIGEWYARMETAVGDSSRVMA, encoded by the exons ATGAAGAGGTTTTGCGCAATCGCTGCAATTGGCCAGGCCATAGTAGGCGGCGCCACTGCTAAAACCGGTCATCATCATCGCTTTATTCAAGTGGCTCTCTTCAGCAGCGCCGCCAGCCTTCCCGGGAACTCTCACTGGTTTTCGCATCATGAAATTGCTGATCGTTTTGGCCACTGCAGGCGCTCCGCAACGGACGGTGTCGCCGGAACCATGTTCTTCTCAGTAGCCGCCGCCACCCCCTCCTCCTCATTGACCGGAAATGTTCACGCTGAGGAATTGCAACTGTCCAAGAATTTCCTCCCCAAAGACGTCGTGCTTTATCAGTACGAAGCTTGCCCCTTCTGTAATAAGGTTAGAG cATTCTTGGATTaccatgacataccttataaaATTGTGGAGGTCAACCCCATGAACAAAAGGGAGATCAAATGGTCTGGCTACAAGAAGGTCCCAATACTGATGGTTGATGGTGAACAAATGGTTAACTCATCAG AGATAATTGATGAATTATTCCAAAGGATCCACCCTGAGATATCTGcttcaggtgatgatgaagaaaGGAAATGGCGAGG GTGGGTGGATAATCATTTGGTGCATGTCTTACCACCAAATATATATCGAACTACTTCTGAGGCTCTTGAGTCATTCAACTATATTACAAGCCATG GCAATTTCAGCCTCACTGAAAGGATAATAGCAAAGTATGCCGGAGCTGCAGCTATGTATTTTGTGTCGAAGAAGCTAAAGAAGAAACATAATATCACTGATGAGCGTGCAGCCTTGTATGAAGCTGCAGAGATGTGGGTGGATGCTCTAAGTGGTCGCAAGTATCATG GCGGGTCAAAACCTAATTTGGCTGATCTTGCTGTCTTTGGCATTCTGAGACCTATCCGCCACCTCAAGTCTGGTATAGACATGGTGGAGCACACACGCATCGGTGAATGGTATGCTAGAATGGAAACTGCCGTGGGAGATTCTTCTAGAGTAATGGCCTAA